Proteins from one Plasmodium cynomolgi strain B DNA, chromosome 10, whole genome shotgun sequence genomic window:
- a CDS encoding hypothetical protein (putative) → MGARGVLTLLFCMLYGTGLIGEQVSGVFAREKAKLLKIGRSERGLHSPLRIGRTKEGFIKCIVGGKERKNIHEMVNFTRGKALSSSSCIWANNHGGFTPRGVQNRSEMNITGRVYRNNGMSLMRQMRGHRSAFFRLGAKMPVITVNRKLFPREYSTDYEDILRKFNVTYINYKTRLRSKKEIDIRAIDDLYGQIYDSNVLKKQFYFFLYHDDINTCHRILNENRNVLTREESFQMLNSLPYIFFNHLHYVYPTEDNVDLVLSKLLKTYLFQYSNDKNIDFLNFKYKYNELDEYCQGLEREFLAGEVSGAEDTPMADGRRESTHMADGSAEDTPMADGRRESTHMADGSAESTHMADGSAESTHMADGSREKSTPSDAKGSAIYDDGQDTNYERKYRHMSYDYKIIESTSKYKELMERFRKYPKSIKLQKVQQLYTKIISMKANKLFEAFRKHESVKRNEDRKIYRNAKMRLDTEKLTPYLNEPIKYDPKEKQRVNELFHKYVKEKNLTKAALIIRKYTNLIDTKEKKSQQIMKEFLRLHEYIYKCNKYSVEELAHLRMIYYSTVQKPRVIRKICEVGMWEQGENATHKEVYERQLNEYLQKREALRDERMKKKNIDMDQIRDFSSAYPMEWLPVLYKDMFEQIEREKNLKNFERKGVLSRKSDSIRRMFSPGGADRATGDASPGMASQDQHRGKDFTQDQYRSKDFTQDQHRGKDPTHDQHRSKDLTHDQHRSKDLTHDLLNVKNELKFGRNVLNYKKKILGKNKRKRAEASKGGAPGGGGGKSAKGSGDSTEKDS, encoded by the exons ATGGGAGCCCGCGGAGTGCTCACTCTGCTGTTCTGCATGTTGTACGGGACAGGGCTGATTGGCGAACAGGTAAGCGGGGTGTTCGCAAGGGAGAAGGCGAAGTTGTTGAAGATAGGCAGATCGGAAAGGGGGCTCCATTCTCCATTACGTATTGGAAGAACGAAAGAAGGATTCATCAAATGTATTGTTGGAGGAAAGGAGAGAAAGAATATCCACGAGATGGTGAACTTCACCCGAGGGA AGGCgctttcctcctcctcctgcatATGGGCCAACAATCATGGGGGGTTCACTCCAAGGGGGGTCCAAAACAGAAGTGAGATGAACATCACAGGTAGAGTGTATCGAAATAATGGGATGAGTTTGATGCGTCAAATGAGGGGACATAGATCTGCTTTTTTCAGATTGGGAGCCAAAATGCCAGTAATCACGGTGAATAGGAAGCTCTTCCCGAGGGAGTACAGCACAGATTACGAAGATATCTTACGCAAGTTCAACGTAACCTACATCAATTACAAGACCAGGTTgagaagtaaaaaagaaatagataTACGGGCCATCGATGACTTGTATGGGCAAATATATGACAGCAATGTGTTGAAGAAACAGTTctactttttcctttatcaCGATGACATAAATACATGTCACAGAATTTTAAACGAAAATAGAAACGTCTTAACGAGGGAGGAGTCATTTCAAATGCTAAACAGCTTGCCCTATATCTTTTTCAATCATCTACATTATGTCTACCCCACGGAGGATAATGTGGACCTCGTGCTCTCCAAGCTGTTGAAGACTTACCTATTCCAGTATTCTAATGACAAGAATATCGATTTTTTGAACTtcaaatataagtataacGAGTTGGATGAATACTGCCAGGGGTTGGAGCGGGAGTTCCTCGCGGGGGAGGTTAGCGGCGCGGAAGACACCCCCATGGCAGATGGCAGAAGGGAATCCACCCACATGGCAGATGGCAGCGCGGAAGACACCCCCATGGCAGATGGCAGAAGGGAATCCACCCACATGGCAGATGGCAGCGCGGAATCCACCCACATGGCAGATGGCAGCGCGGAATCCACCCACATGGCAGATGGCAGCAGGGAGAAATCCACCCCGAGTGACGCCAAGGGGTCGGCCATCTACGACGACGGGCAGGACACCAACTACGAGCGCAAGTACAGACACATGTCCTACGACTACAAAATCATCGAGTCTACGAGCAAGTACAAAGAGCTCATGGAGAGGTTCAGAAAGTACCCAAAAAGCATCAAGCTGCAGAAGGTACAACAGCTGTACACGAAAATAATTAGCATGAAGGCGAATAAACTGTTTGAGGCATTTAGGAAGCACGAAAGTGTGAAAAGGAACGAAGACAGGAAAATCTacagaaatgcaaaaatgagatTAGACACAGAAAAGCTAACCCCTTATCTAAATGAACCGATCAAGTATGACCCcaaggaaaaacaaagagTGAACGAGTTGTTTCATAAGTatgtaaaggaaaagaacCTGACCAAAGCTGCTCTTATCATAAGGAAATATACCAATTTGATTGATACtaaggaaaagaagagcCAACAAATAATGAAAGAATTTCTACGTCTACatgagtatatatataaatgcaaTAAGTATAGCGTAGAAGAACTGGCTCACTTGAGGATGATTTATTATTCAACTGTACAGAAGCCGAGAGTTAttcgaaaaatatgtgaagtAGGCATGTGGGAACAGGGAGAAAACGCTACTCATAAGGAGGTATACGAAAGGCAATTAAATGAGTATTTGCAAAAGAGGGAGGCTCTACGTGATGaaagaatgaagaaaaaaaatatcgataTGGATCAAATACGAGACTTCAGTTCGGCATATCCCATGGAATGGCTACCTGTTCTCTACAAAGATATGTTTGAACAGATCGAACGggaaaagaatttaaaaaatttcgagaGGAAAGGTGTCCTTAGCAGGAAGAGTGATTCCATCAGGAGGATGTTTTCCCCAGGGGGGGCCGATAGGGCTACTGGCGACGCCTCTCCGGGGATGGCATCTCAGGACCAGCACAGAGGCAAGGACTTCACGCAGGACCAGTACAGAAGTAAGGACTTCACGCAGGACCAGCACAGAGGTAAAGATCCCACCCATGACCAGCACAGAAGCAAAGACCTCACTCATGACCAGCACAGAAGCAAGGACCTCACTCATGACCTTCTGAATGTGAAGAACGAACTCAAGTTTGGCCGCAACGTCCTGAAttacaagaagaaaattttgggCAAGAACAAGCGCAAGCGGGCGGAGGCCTCCAAAGGGGGCGCCCccggaggaggaggagggaagTCTGCCAAGGGGAGCGGGGACTCCACCGAGAAGGATTCGTAA
- a CDS encoding hypothetical protein (putative) has product MEGAQSALRQRLQCRGGHQGVSKAENGAANGAEKGRPKGVANGPPKGPPDGGAGEVSSPQEKNTLIKATLFVVLIVHTLLIYLTIKTMKLEKINHKLKEESIIFMTEIMKLIISSFFYFHENKFNLTSVRDNITEILTKKKSYVVSLTIPSIMYYFQNIFFYISMSSIPIPLFQLLYQFRILVVVIFTYILLKRRIKISQLISIVFLFLSLVCLKDYNLGNGTHRRGKPIDEDSRGGPIDTHTKQTWNVLPLKDNHVEDLGGILLYNLKKKSLNKNTRFDFSTLYRVLKKRKVFLNRLNKNSCHHPLSDPDLEKNYYDIVSSSRRISTDGVQSDVEACKVRTTTRDDTPPYGHQPQDEYTPHNMVKPEKTTRNKIIIGILATFLATFTSGFSTVFLELLYLNYRYSFWFQNMCLAFFTIILSLSTSHLDISSVFRRFAQGGEAPREDVMNENAAREEVMKEYTAREEAVKENAAREEVIKENAAREEVIKENAANPKQHRPMGAPRDGEEQPDDGPPPNGVTLFFSNHFNSVKEFLYVALLIILNSIGGIITSVFIKHRSTRTGAGPCTPRLSYLVPDEDPYL; this is encoded by the exons atggagggagcGCAATCGGCACTGCGGCAGAGATTGCAGTGTAGGGGGGGGCATCAGGGGGTAAGTAAAGCGGAAAATGGAGCGGCAAATGGAGCGGAAAAAGGACGGCCAAAAGGAGTAGCCAATGGACCGCCAAAAGGACCGCCAGATGGAGGGGCCGGCGAGGTGAGCTCCCCCCAAGAGAAAAACACCCTCATTAAGGCAACCCTCTTTGTAGTACTCATAGTGCACACACTGCTCATTTACCTGACCATAAAAACCATGAAGCTGGAAAAGATAAACCACAAACTGAAGGAAGAAAGTATTATTTTCATGACAGAAATAATGAAGCTGATAATATCCAGCTTCTTCTATTTCCATGAGAATAAGTTCAATCTAACATCGGTTCGAGATAACATCACTGAGATAttgacgaagaagaagagttACGTTGTCTCCCTAACCATTCCGAGCATCATGTACTATTTTcagaacatatttttttacatctcCATGTCAAGTATTCCTATCCCCTTGTTCCAGCTTCTCTACCAGTTTAGGATCCTCGTAGTAgtcatttttacttatattCTTTTGAAGAGgcgaataaaaatttcgcaGCTGATTTCGATCGTGTTCCTGTTCCTCTCGCTGGTGTGTCTGAAGGACTACAACCTGGGGAATGGCACGCACAGAAGGGGCAAACCGATCGACGAAGACAGCAGGGGCGGACCGATCGACACTCATACTAAGCAAACCTGGAACGTTCTCCCTTTAAAAGACAACCACGTGGAGGACCTGGGGGGAATTCTGCTTTACAACTTAAAGAAGAAGTCTTTGAATAAGAATACCCGATTCGATTTCTCTACCCTTTACAgagtattaaaaaaaaggaaagtctTCCTAAATaggttaaacaaaaattcgTGCCATCACCCCCTATCTGACCCTGACCTCGAGAAGAATTACTACGATATAGTAAGTTCTTCCAGGAGAATCTCGACAGACGGGGTTCAAAGTGACGTGGAAGCATGTAAGGTGAGGACTACAACGAGGGATGATACCCCTCCATATGGGCACCAGCCTCAGGATGAGTATACCCCCCATAACATGGTGAAGCCGGAGAAAACTACACGAAATAAAATCATAATAGGTATCCTGGCAACCTTTTTGGCAACCTTCACCAGTGGGTTCTCCACCGTTTTCCTCGAGTTACTCTACCTCAACTATAGATACTCCTTTTGGTTTCAGAATATGTGCTTGGCGTTTTTTACCATCATTTTGAGTCTCTCCACGAGTCACTTGGACATATCATCAGTGTTTAGGCGGTTtgcccaggggggggaagctccGAGGGAGGATGTCATGAACGAAAACGCCGCGAGGGAGGAAGTCATGAAGGAATACACCGCGAGGGAAGAAGCCGTGAAGGAAAACGCCGCGAGGGAGGAAGTGATAAAGGAAAACGCCGCTAGGGAGGAAGTGATAAAGGAAAACGCCGCAAACCCAAAGCAGCATCGCCCCATGGGTGCACCCCGCGACGGGGAGGAACAACCAGATGACGGGCCTCCGCCAAACGGAgtgactctttttttttccaaccatTTTAACTCTGTAAAGGAGTTCCTATACGTTGCCTTGCTGATAATCCTAAACAGCATCGGCGGGATAATAACATCCGTTTTTATCAAACAT AGGAGCACACGGACCGGCGCCGGTCCCTGTACCCCTCGTCTTTCCTATTTGGTCCCCGACGAGGATCCATATTTGTAG